Proteins found in one Phycodurus eques isolate BA_2022a chromosome 18, UOR_Pequ_1.1, whole genome shotgun sequence genomic segment:
- the tdrd15 gene encoding tudor domain-containing protein 15 has product MSRSEDSGPSGPCALWTVDLKLSHLDWNPEATLIHFQGQYLTIYELDYIILQQEIQNTPKTKAEVDIGEFCLVEDASAAYWYRGRVQRHKDGVSDVFLIDHGSVLSVDVAHISLCSNDLFILPPKIVCGFLANVLVLGGSCNSSSVVDFLSSLIGMNIKGYIQALLPHRVLLLDAPDINNELVRHGFANHMDKDTFLLLVELVTEAPLKQNIDPVPDLLVDKQSGREYRYKSSGLKVYEQILPFCGPRMSCGTRAKVRVTAAVHSGLFYCQMASKESDLLVMSKKLGAGECGRKSHQHNTQDNVGLLCSVKGKSGKWYRGFVQFIPVNSQVRVLFVDFGFPESVKLEDVHSLPPDLYSTPIMAFPCSLSSLKAQDEQLMSQQLSFLKAGLLGGFLDVQIDSFDEERHLYLITVVAALDKYTTEEVSRQPPPQIKDELCSTAEDVALQGGPLFFETIIGRELVKTLKEEELQSNSVFEGYLEHARNPNNFWIRTQKRNYEFQEMMNKMSDHFANVKLEDDILLNPEPGALCCAMYEEDMHFYRGVVTKKLEHGSEVLFIDFGNIQKVPCALIKKIPETFASISAFGLCCTLVNVMPLDDVWTCSNSDFFRAMLSNKELLIHIVQITQHKCIIDLYEVGCDHGWSISELMVSAKQADYWNNIPVKPVELNPKDKKTDTGIQESHVNGNEAWDKSEKQSSVPTSFKTLDIQPNCEFTVQCSCIYSLSDFWCQLQDKVPDLEDMMCKIQQYYTLHKVTLKHEELCCVARSPQDGKWYRASIQERQKKHIKVLLVDYGVSVQVKDKQLQRIMPEYVKLEGQAFRCCLLNQIELVENSQEMCNHLRRFIADSCGNLMCKVVSQLNDKNELLNIVELYNTQTQQSFTNQLMEQSLVILDFPQEFVYSSFDLMPNHEEEVYVTHVSGEWDIYCQLCRNTEAIQNLEVKISEEMKKIKRANAEDAPVKPCLAKYLDGNWYRALFQTTPSLMHFSVFFVDYGNTGISEKTHVVSIPRDSYHLLSTPIQALKFNLASVSRKDLYIEMKEWLDKAVLNKQMKAIILGTRQDGSFDVQLFDGDLNINEKAKELIGRVMPKPKSTVKFTYVTKNDKRSTSSSSKNLAKGKSYSSKANEHRCSHVRARPLSKKEHVKYFVDVTAMNQFRQPRLPKNARTTNSKTYPLKPFEEPHVSRVNLQIEKKKGPQACGNPPLSCLPARKEKEGCSLMCFASHIDSVGSFYLQLLDDEVAILEMVEEINSTAEHSLRSAFYVRFNDLVLVRYDDNATLYRAVIRAYEDGSRYKVNFLDYGNSAVVEKEKLYMLSQEFLSQPAFSIHCCLVDSSLYDDDSAFTNAVMGKSLTVHFVCKHETIWKVEIEILDSEETLGERMLKPPEGMEVPARSSETDEKAKIWDQTALNVTENEQGTTETNVKDTKLTKASFETFRNKSKRPVKIRPKWKGILKKTSQSVIKKRDCANAPFAFLTQLLQQNQLPPYETQNQEPLPDTSPHQHLAFAPISLDKEYFGVAASVKTPSEFCVVLKDSLPVVNQVAILLEDLSGYELALLPKYSLMPGASCLFRSDLNKWCRAEILHMDSSTVVLNLVDYGLCQHFSSQDRIDLGKIPEDLLKLPKTAYPCVLRGVRPAGEDGNWSEEATIYVQELLNCNLKVVFREVLSNTRWTADVLVDGVHVANKLVDAGHARFQEQSLRRLIADMEVEPRLEPKVANEDSTESSDKAAKLGTKQCKKILKNFKCVLM; this is encoded by the exons atgtCCAGGTCGGAGGATTCAGGTCCATCTGGCCCGTGTGCCCTCTGGACAGTGGACCTTAAGCTATCCCACTTAGACTGGAACCCTGAAGCAACCCTGATCCACTTCCAGGGACAGTACCTGACCATATACGAGCTGGACTACATCATCTTGCAGCAGGAAATCCAGAACACACCAAAGACCAAAGCTGAGGTGGACATCGGTGAATTTTGCCTTGTCGAAGACGCGAGTGCAGCTTACTGGTACAGAGGAAGGGTCCAGAGGCACAAAGATGGCGTGTCGGATGTGTTTCTCATCGACCATGGCAGCGTCTTGAGTGTGGATGTGGCTCATATATCTTTGTGCTCCAATGATTTGTTCATCCTGCCTCCAAAGATTGTTTGTGGCTTCCTCGCTAACGTGCTAGTGCTTGGCGGCTCTTGTAATTCCTCCAGCGTGGTAGATTTCCTCTCGAGCCTGATCGGAATGAACATCAAGGGCTACATCCAGGCCCTTCTGCCTCACAGAGTCCTCCTGCTGGATGCTCCTGACATCAACAACGAGCTGGTCAGGCACGGCTTTGCAAACCATATGGACAAGGACACTTTTCTCCTGTTGGTGGAGTTGGTCACAGAGGCACCtctcaaacaaaacattgatcCCGTTCCTGACTTGCTTGTCGACAAGCAGAGCGGACGTGAGTATCGATACAAGTCAAGTGGACTGAAGGTCTATGAGCAAATCTTGCCTTTTTGCGGGCCCAGAATGAGCTGTGGCACCCGTGCTAAAGTCCGGGTGACAGCCGCTGTCCACTCTGGCCTCTTTTACTGTCAAATGGCGAGTAAGGAGTCTGATCTTTTGGTCATGTCCAAGAAGTTGGGTGCCGGTGAATGCGGAAGGAAATCTCACCAACACAACACTCAAGATAACGTGGGTCTTCTCTGCTCGGTGAAAGGCAAAAGCGGGAAATGGTACAGAGGCTTTGTGCAGTTCATCCCGGTTAATTCACAAGTCCGAGTCTTGTTTGTGGATTTTGGATTCCCTGAATCGGTCAAACTCGAAGACGTCCACAGTTTGCCGCCCGATTTGTACTCGACACCCATCATGGCATTCCCATGCTCGCTCTCTTCTCTGAAGGCTCAGGATGAGCAGCTCATGAGTCAGCAGTTGAGTTTCCTCAAGGCAGGCTTGCTCGGGGGGTTCTTAGATGTGCAGATCGATAGTTTTGATGAAGAGCGGCACCTCTACTTGATCACGGTAGTCGCTGCTCTGGATAAATATACAACAGAAGAAGTTTCAAGACAGCCGCCTCCTCAAATAAAAGATGAGTTATGTTCTACTGCAGAAGACGTGGCCCTCCAGGGTGGCCCCCTGTTCTTCGAGACCATCATAGGCCGAGAACTGGTTAAAACACTGAAAGAGGAGGAGCTGCAGTCGAACTCTGTTTTTGAGGGCTACCTTGAACATGCTCGCAACCCAAACAACTTTTGGATCCGAACCCAAAAACGAAACTATGAGTTCCAGGAGATGATGAACAAAATGTCAGATCACTTCGCTAACGTGAAGCTTGAAGATGATATTTTGTTGAACCCCGAGCCTGGAGCGTTGTGCTGTGCCATGTATGAGGAAGACATGCACTTTTACAGGGGAGTGGTCACAAAGAAACTCGAGCATGGCTCTGAAGTTCTCTTTATTGACTTTGGCAATATCCAGAAAGTTCCTTGTGCTTTGATCAAGAAGATTCCTGAGACATTTGCCAGCATTTCCGCATTTGGGCTCTGTTGTACTCTGGTTAATGTGATGCCTCTGGACGACGTGTGGACCTGCTCGAACTCTGACTTCTTCAGAGCAATGCTGTCCAACAAGGAGCTGCTTATCCACATCGTCCAGATCACGCAACATAAGTGCATCATTGATCTCTACGAGGTGGGATGTGACCACGGTTGGAGCATCAGCGAGCTCATGGTTTCTGCCAAACAAGCCGACTACTGGAACAACATTCCAGTGAAGCCTGTGGAGCTAAATCCGAAAGATAAAAAGACAGATACAGGAATCCAGGAATCACATGTCAATGGAAATGAAGCCTGGGACAAATCTGAAAAACAGTCGTCCGTTCCTACAAGCTTCAAAACCTTGGATATCCAACCTAATTGTGAGTTCACAGTCCAGTGCTCTTGCATCTACTCCCTGTCAGATTTTTGGTGCCAGCTGCAGGATAAAGTTCCGGATTTAGAGGATATGATGTGTAAAATTCAGCAGTATTATACCCTGCATAAAGTCACCCTCAAACATGAAGAGTTGTGTTGTGTTGCAAGGTCACCTCAGGATGGGAAATGGTATAGGGCCTCGATCCAAGAGAGACAGAAAAAACACATCAAGGTCCTGTTGGTGGACTATGGTGTTAGTGTCCAAGTTAAGGACAAGCAATTGCAGAGAATAATGCCGGAATACGTCAAACTAGAAGGCCAAGCTTTCCGATGCTGCCTTCTTAACCAGATTGAACTGGTTGAAAACTCTCAAGAGATGTGTAACCACCTGAGAAGGTTTATCGCAGACAGCTGCGGCAACCTGATGTGTAAAGTTGTTTCACAGTTGAATGACAAAAACGAGCTGTTGAACATTGTGGAGCTGTACAACACCCAAACGCAGCAGAGCTTCACGAACCAGCTCATGGAGCAAAGTCTGGTGATACTGGACTTTCCCCAGGAGTTTGTCTACTCATCCTTTGACTTAATGCCTAACCACGAAGAAGAAGTCTATGTTACCCATGTCAGCGGTGAGTGGGACATATACTGTCAACTCTGTCGCAACACTGAAGCCATCCAAAACCTTGAAGTGAAGATTTCagaggaaatgaagaaaattaAGAGAGCCAATGCGGAAGATGCTCCAGTGAAACCGTGCCTGGCAAAATACTTGGATGGAAATTGGTACAGGGCCCTGTTTCAGACCACGCCGTCCCTGATGCATTTCAGTGTGTTCTTTGTGGATTACGGAAACACTGGTATTTCTGAGAAAACACATGTTGTGTCCATTCCGAGAGACTCTTATCATTTGTTATCAACACCCATACAAGCTTTAAAGTTCAACCTGGCTTCTGTGTCAAGGAAGGATCTCTACATCGAAATGAAGGAATGGCTGGATAAAGCCGTCCTCAACAAGCAGATGAAAGCAATCATCCTTGGCACGCGTCAAGATGGTTCCTTTGACGTTCAGCTCTTTGACGGCGATCTAAACATCAACGAGAAGGCCAAGGAGCTCATTGGCAGAGTTATGCCGAAACCAAAGTCCACTGTGAAGTTTACCTACGTGACTAAAAACGACAAAAGATCAACTTCTTCCAGCAGTAAGAATTTAGCCAAGGGGAAGTCTTACTCTTCCAAAGCCAATGAACACCGATGCAGTCATGTCAGGGCGAGACCACTCTCAAAGAAGGAACACGTGAAGTACTTTGTTGATGTGACGGCTATGAACCAGTTCAGGCAACCCAGACTCCCCAAAAATGCGAGAACAACAAATTCTAAAACGTATCCTTTGAAACCTTTTGAAGAACCTCATGTCTCCAGAGTAAACCTACAGATTGAAAAGAAGAAAGGGCCTCAAGCTTGTGGGAACCCTCCACTCTCATGTTTGCCAGCCAGGAAGGAGAAAGAAGGTTGCAGTTTGATGTGTTTTGCTTCCCACATCGACTCAGTTGGGAGCTTTTACCTGCAGCTCTTGGATGATGAAGTTGCCATCTTGGAAATGGTTGAAGAAATCAACTCGACAGCCGAGCATTCCTTGAGGTCCGCCTTCTACGTGCGATTCAACGACCTCGTCCTGGTACGGTACGATGACAACGCCACTCTCTATCGCGCGGTCATCAGGGCCTACGAGGACGGGTCCCGTTATAAGGTGAACTTCCTGGACTATGGCAACTCTGCAGTCGTTGAGAAGGAGAAGCTCTACATGTTGTCCCAAGAGTTTCTTTCTCAGCCAGCATTCAGCATCCATTGTTGCCTGGTGGACTCGAGCCTTTATGACGATGACTCTGCTTTCACCAACGCTGTGATGGGGAAATCGCTCACAGTTCACTTTGTCTGTAAACATGAAACCATCTGGAAAGTAGAAATTGAGATACTTGACTCAGAAGAAACGCTTGGTGAACGAATGTTGAAACCCCCGGAGGGAATGGAGGTTCCTGCACGTTCTTCGGAAACGGATGAAAAAGCGAAGATTTGGGATCAGACTGCCCTAAATGTCACAGAGAATGAACAAGGAACAACTGAGACCAATGTTAAGGACACAAAACTTACCAAGGCGTCGTTTGAAACCTTCAGAAACAAAAGTAAGAGACCCGTCAAAATCAGGCCAAAATGGAAGGggattttaaagaaaacatcacAATCTGTCATCAAAAAGAGGGACTGTGCAAATGCACCATTTGCTTTCCTCACTCAGTTACTGCAGCAAAACCAACTGCCGCCTTATGAAACCCAAAATCAGGAACCTCTCCCAGACACAAGTCCCCATCAGCATCTTGCCTTTGCTCCCATCTCTCTTGACAAAGAGTACTTTGGTGTTGCTGCATCAGTGAAGACTCCGTCAGAGTTCTGCGTGGTTCTGAAGGACTCTCTGCCGGTCGTGAACCAAGTGGCTATCCTGTTGGAGGACCTTTCAGGGTACGAGTTAGCACTTCTTCCCAAATATTCCCTCATGCCCGGTGCCAGCTGCTTGTTCAGATCAGACCTCAACAAGTGGTGCCGTGCTGAAATCCTACATATGGACTCATCCACTGTGGTCCTGAACCTTGTGGACTATGGCCTCTGTCAACATTTTTCCAGTCAAGACCGCATTGACTTGGGGAAAATTCCTGAAGATTTGCTCAAACTTCCCAAAACAGCATACCCCTGTGTCCTGAGGGGGGTTAGGCCTGCCGGAGAGGACGGTAACTGGAGCGAAGAAGCCACCATCTACGTGCAGGAGCTTTTGAACTGCAACCTTAAGGTGGTCTTTCGAGAAGTTCTGTCCAACACACGCTGGACTGCGGACGTTCTGGTGGACGGCGTTCATGTTGCCAACAAGCTGGTGGACGCTGGACACGCCAG GTTTCAGGAGCAGAGTCTGCGACGACTTATTGCCGACATGGAGGTAGAACCCCGCCTAGAACCTAAAGTGGCCAATGAGGACTCAACAGAAAGTTCTGACAAAGCCGCGAAGCTGGGAACAAAACAATGTAAGAAAATacttaaaaattttaaat GTGTTCTGATGTGA